AGGGCAATTAAATACTGCGATCGCAATTCGCACAATGGTAGTGCATGATAATACCGTCAGCGTACAAGCTAGGTGCAGGTTTGGTAGCTGATTCTGAGCCAGAAAAAGAATACGAAGAGACGCTGAATAAAGCTAGAGGTCTATTAGAGGCGATTCGTTGTTTGCGTTGAAGTAGTGAATAGCGCACAGGTTAGAGGCGACAGATATTTCCTGTAATCTGTCACCTCTCCTCTAACACCAATGCTTTTTTCTACCTGTTATAGTTCCTTTCGCATACAATTAATTGCACACTGATTTTTATTGCTTAATTGTAAAACCGGGCTTGATATAAGTACAGTAACAGTTCGATCTGCGGTATGAGCATCCAGACCAGACTTTAAAAGTTGATGTACCAATACCCTTCTATTTTGAATTACATAGGTTTTACTTTGAACAGCAAGATGTTTGGAAACGATTTGTGCTACTTCTAAACCCACGTATCCACAATATCGCGATAAATTGGGAAGCTTTATAAATCCAATCAACATCAAACTTTTTCCAAAGCTAAATAGAGTTTTTAAACTTATTGAAAATTTAAAAGAAGTCCTGGTATACAAATCCAAGACCTCTATTGAAGTTACTACACACTAGAAATGAACAAACTTACTTATCCTAATTGGCTGAAGTAAATAGCCCAAGTAATTCCAGTTACTCCAATTGCAATTAAAAGGTTAGTGAAAAATCTGCCGAACTCAATTTCTTGTCCCAGTCCTTTATCATCTTGACCGACAGTAAAAAACAATGACCAGGCTTGATTTGCATTGATAGTCTCAAAGTTGTTGAAAGCAGGTCTAAAAACAACGGGTCCAATCAAATCCTTTTTGGGATAATCAAAATCGGTTTTCATAAGTAAGTTTGCCTCTAAATTGCTTTATTCGTCAAGTGAAGAAAATTAAGAAATCTCAAAGTGTCTTCTTTAAAGGCTGGTTAGCCATCCAATCAAACCGTGTCCGGTCATGACTTCTACAACTATGAGTGAAACAAAAGCAAGCATTGCCAAACGCCCATTGAGTTTTTCGGCATATTTGGTGAATCCTATCTGTGGGGTTTCATCAACATAAACTTTGGGTTCAATCGCAAATCTATTGATTTGACTGCGTTCGTTAATGGTAAAGCCTTTACTTGCCATTTTTGACTCTTTGTTTTGCTCTCTGTAAAAAAATATTAACTATTGTAAATATTTTATGCAACTACTTGACATAAAAATAAAAGTAGTGAGAACCGTACTCAGTGAGTAGGATATTTCGGATTTGTGCGAGAACTAGGCAATGTCTAGAAATCGGCTCAATACAGTTCGGTTCAGGCAAGAGACGCGATGAATCGCCGTCAAGACGAAAGACTGATTATTGTAGAGACGGCAATTTATCGCGTCTTTAGCGATCTGGAATTTTCATCAAAAAATTTTAACCGAACCATATTGACAGTAGGCTGTGACGCTTGTGATGTTTGATAGCGAATAGGTTCAGCTAAGGATTATGGAAATTTGATGCACACAAAAGTACCAATTGCATTAAATTAAACATCAGAAAAAATTATTATTTATATAATCAGAAGCTATCAATGTATAACTGAGAAGGTATTGNNNATTTGTAACGAACTTGTTATGTTTCTTTACATAAAGATATAAAAGCAACATCAATGCGTTAAACCACCGNNNATCAAGGCTTTCTAAATAACCATGCAGTTGAGGCTGCAATGTGCTTTGCCAAGTATCTAAACTCAACGGCAACAGCATCACTATGCCTTTATTAAAGCATCGATGTCTACAACAGACTTTNNNGTGATGCCAAAANNNCTGAGTGCCTTTATTAACAATTGAACGCATTTCTCCTCTGTCTTTGCACATTTAATTTTTCACATTTCGGTAGAACTGTAATTTTCTTTTTGGAATTTCTGCTATGTCTTTTACCATCCAGTCGGCTCAAAGTATTTTTCCCGGCACTCTA
This portion of the Nostoc sp. GT001 genome encodes:
- a CDS encoding chlorophyll a/b-binding protein — protein: MASKGFTINERSQINRFAIEPKVYVDETPQIGFTKYAEKLNGRLAMLAFVSLIVVEVMTGHGLIGWLTSL